One region of Triticum aestivum cultivar Chinese Spring chromosome 6B, IWGSC CS RefSeq v2.1, whole genome shotgun sequence genomic DNA includes:
- the LOC123133693 gene encoding uncharacterized protein isoform X2, which yields MTGGGRHLNSSDAFSSDRLQMMVILQDWEMDVMSLSVPFGFVGRKMLSVVFNGGCDIRRLPRKKGCIGKWGLNNLLCHLNFKLIIDEARYSRFIESYFFFIRTIWLSVQTTS from the exons ATGACAGGTGGTGGTAGACACCTG AATAGTAGTGATGCATTCTCTTCCGACAGGCTCCAAATGATGGTTATTCTGCAGGATTG GGAGATGGATGTAATGTCCTTGTCCGTGCCATTTGGTTTTGTGGGAAGAAAAATGTTGAG TGTTGTTTTCAATGGTGGATGTGACATCCGACGATTGCCGAGGAAGAAAG GTTGCATTGGCAAATGGGGCCTCAACAATCTCTTGTGCCATTTGAACTTTAAGTTGATTATCGATGAAGCAAGATATTCTAGATTTATCGAATCCTATTTTTTTTTCATCAGAACGATATGGTTGTCTGTACAAACTACGTCATAA
- the LOC123133693 gene encoding uncharacterized protein isoform X1: MSFVELKKWREFRKNKFEWRLILVYFVQNSSDAFSSDRLQMMVILQDWEMDVMSLSVPFGFVGRKMLSVVFNGGCDIRRLPRKKGCIGKWGLNNLLCHLNFKLIIDEARYSRFIESYFFFIRTIWLSVQTTS, translated from the exons ATGTCTTTTGTGGAACTCAAAAAATGGAGAGAGTTTAGAAAAAATAAATTTGAATGGAGATTAATACTGGTTTATTTTGTGCAGAATAGTAGTGATGCATTCTCTTCCGACAGGCTCCAAATGATGGTTATTCTGCAGGATTG GGAGATGGATGTAATGTCCTTGTCCGTGCCATTTGGTTTTGTGGGAAGAAAAATGTTGAG TGTTGTTTTCAATGGTGGATGTGACATCCGACGATTGCCGAGGAAGAAAG GTTGCATTGGCAAATGGGGCCTCAACAATCTCTTGTGCCATTTGAACTTTAAGTTGATTATCGATGAAGCAAGATATTCTAGATTTATCGAATCCTATTTTTTTTTCATCAGAACGATATGGTTGTCTGTACAAACTACGTCATAA